GCACGACTGTCagggctgctgttatagaaatttATCCAACACCGCAATATCATAATAAACCAATAGACCAAATATGAACATTTCTGTAAAAAATGCAAATTATACATTTATGAGCTACCAAAGACACGTGAGGCAAAAGAGAGAAATTCAAGACAAATTCACGTCATTAATACATATTTATCATCTTACTTATAATCTTATTTACAATTACATTGGCATTAATGAAGTATATACTGTATCTtgcttgttgttttttaaataccATGGAGATGATCAAAGGCTTTATATTAATAAGCTAACTGTAAAAGTAGAAGCCATGATAAATCAAACAAAAAAGCTTTTTGACAAACTCTAAATGAAAATTTATTCACTGAAAAAATATTTTATGTACATTGTTACATGACTCGTGCAGGAAAAACTGAGCAGAGATAACTGCAAGTGGAATAAAGGAAGAGGTTCATTTTGAAATGGTCCAAAACAAAGAGCAAAAGAGTAATTCACAGGCCAGGCAAAAAGTCAAAAAccttgcaataaaaacaaaatatgggGAACAATAATTACTGTAACAGTTAAAACCcgtattaaaaaaaataaggtCACACtctcagtgtgggaaataaggagttttaagcagactgtcacaggacagacgagtctgaaatgttgtctgtttgtccaaatttcagcctgtccgaatgacgGACCAAAGGCCCGGAACAACACGGGCTAAGGCAGGCCCCAGAAGCTTTAGATGCCTAGagatgcttctcagctatttccaggcacattgtgatctttaaaggccaaattacatgcaacattagttgctaattacacgacaaactgaatataatttacaagaaaatgtcaaaagTTAAAGAAAAACATGtgtaaagttctacccaagaaaacagtagcacacaggtcagttccatgtctagaaaaaagtctgGGTGCTATGGGAGGTGAGATGAGGTGAGTAgaatccaagagcagaacacagacggtaatcaaataaatagagagttttaatccagggaaaagggcgtggcacaaggataaacaaacaggacaaaaacaaatggcaaaaataatctagataacaagagacagaaaactagacaaaaacacgAAACAGGCAAGTACAAAAAATGCTAGGACAAGaaaccaaaaacaagaaaaaaaccctagtgcaaaaaaccatgaaatagaaaaatgagcttgagcaaacaaccatgaaacataacagaggcacagaaacagctagaagcaaagcgagacgttctggcaaagttcctgtctgagaacggcgtatttataacagcagagaaaaccaggaagtgaatgcaggcatgaaggaattcccGTTCCGGATTCAGATCGGCACTGGCATGattcgtaatctccggagtggatgtccggagcAGAGCATGACACTGGGGGgcccaaggatgttccagttggttacaacttactgatcTTGTCACTATACTAACTACACTAactggtactataataacactcatgaaacattatgtcaacaatgactattttatactatgtttataataagtctataagacaTGTAGTCATTAACAATACAATGATTCTTACATAATAGTTAAAATTTTGAtacaagattccaagtaactttgtaataaaatgacttttaaaatgattCAAAACTAGACACGGTCAGTGTCAGTAGTGAGAACGACAACACCGAACAAACTAAAAACATTGCCGCTCAAGACTACAACACCCATGAGCCACAGTGCCCCCTGTCACCGGAGTATTGAGCACAGCTGAAGCTCATCGTTAATCAGTACCACGCTATTTAAACCCCTCTCACACAAGCACtcactgtgaagtattgttctgtgttctccagtGCATACCGAGCCTTGTTTTCCTGACTGCCTACTGGTCTTCAGATTCTCGCTATCTTTCCTTGTTTATTCTTCCTGCCTTGTCTACGTTGTCCACTTTGCTGATCGACCAACCCTCACCTGTCCCCGACCACAATTCACGTCTCTTAATTTGGCTTCGTTGCTCTTTGATCCCCGCTCTCCTCTACAATTACATCTGTAAGTGGCTGCAACGTGACAGACACagtcatatcatttggcattcagactaaaatctgctggactagaacttagaaaatagaagaaaataaaaactctattagaATATAAATCTACACCCTCCAAAGCATATGACTAATATTcttatgaatgaaaaaaaaaaatgcacataacaaTAACATAACCATtcattggcagtttggcactgaacataatactgtactgcaaagtttcatgtaaactgaactccggtttctggttgagagtacgccatgcgcgttttggctgccgcatctcaccggagcttttcatttttcttttgtttttcatttttctgtttgtgtaagttgatgtttgttttttgtttaagtgttttgtccactggttgtggtgtagctctggatccAGTTTTGACgtcagttcccttcaggccttggttcacAGTGGGTgacgcctgtgctcctcgctgtagattgcagtgagctcgttggtctttttaacatcagggttatccagcactctgtgtggtggagcttttgtgcttggtgctgtgttccaagcgatgttgcctggtgatgtcttggtggctgtgcaggtggtttgggacgtaccggcgctctgtgtggtggtgcttttgtgctcactttgtggatccatggtgcggtgttctgagtgatgttgcccagcggctgtgcaggcagtgtgggatttatctttctgcaccttttggtgggactgtggtcgctactccattggaattacatcatgaccctcttttggtggactttctctcccccccccaactgtaaagcgaccttgagtgtgagaaaggcactagaTATGGTGCATTATTATTGTcatatttagtgtgccactctgggagagggaggtgcctgtaaagtttgatgTGACTAGGACCATCAGTGGCCAGGTTATGAATTTCTAAAGGCTGGCTCGAGCCAGGGCTCGTGTTAAAGTTTTTCCGGGACTCCGTGGTGAATAGTGGGCCGAGCCATGATTAGAGTGGGCCATGCCTGGCTGGTTTGAAAGGGCTCAaggagagggatgtgcctgtaaattttgtcaGGTCTAGGGCCattggtggccgagttatgaatttttaaattcggGCGCACGGGAGCTCCCGTTTCACAGGCTGTGTTACGACATCATGTATTCGCCAAGTGtatcatttggaagaaaattagaagtagattagatccatatctttacaatttttcatgggccatccggtttgatgcttttgaaatacagacaggcaaatgcaaaaattaccggtcaatgtccaccagtctggccttatttcccacactgcactCTTGCAGACTGAATCTTATTAGTTATGAGTGAAGCTCAGACCCTGGTAGACTGAGTCGGATTGCCTGGTAGTTGGATCGAGACTCTGATAGACAGATTCAGGTTTGGCGCTTTCTCTTGCTTGGAGAGGAAGTACATTTTGGTCATTTTCATAATCTCCGTTTGTCTGAAATGGAAAACAATTGTTAAACTGTTTGTAAGTAAAGTGTTTGTGAAAGTAATACCTGAATCAGATCATTGGCCTGTACCTCTCTGGGAGATTGTCTCACTGTTTCAGAGCCTGAAGAGAGACGAGAAGGTCATCAGCATttaatttaattgaaataaataaacagtgcaATCCCTAAGTATTAAAACAGTGACATTTGTTGTTCTTTCGATTGTGTTCTTCACtgtattagatttgaaatgaagcacTGAGATTATAAATCTGACTGTCAGCTTTCATTTACAGGTGTGTACAGATGTACTGGGTGAACCTTTAAATGTTCTTCACAAAAATCCCTTTTATTTTACGGGGAGAAGGCATTGTGTCATTGCCTCATTACTTTCTGAATaagcagctaaaaaaaaaagtactagcAGGGCTAAGTCCTGACAGAAATGAAAGTAAAGCATCATGAGGTTAAAACACCATAAATTAACCAGAGACAGACATTGAAAGTGGGTTTTACCTTGATGCTTTCTTTTGCAGTAGATTGCTATAATCACACCAACAGCGAACAACACTGCGCCTGTACTGATCATGACGTACTCCGCTATACCTGGATTCTCTGTACAGGACATAAATGTGTGACACAGAAACATCAACGTTTAAACCACATAAAAGTGATAATGGTCATGTCACAGGAAACATGTGGAGTGTGTAGTGGAGGAGTGTAGAAGAAGGGACATGTGGGACTGGACAACCTGCCACTCGATTTATACAAATTTCTATAAATTTTACCATAAAGAATGTTTTTATATGATGAATAAGCCATTAATAATGAGAGAAGTAAAGTATGAGAGCAACTTGAACCCTGTGGTTAGAGAAATATGAAGTGCTTTGTGAAATCTGTATTTCCTGTTAAaatgaacatgcaaactgcagccATCATGTTCAACTGAGTGGGTTAATAAACACCATGGACACACGGCATTTATCTTCCACTGTTAACatcaaatatacaaccccgattccaaaaaagttgggaaaaagaacaaattgtaaataaaaatggaatgcaatgatgtggaagtgtcaaaattccatattttattcagaatagaacatagatgacatatcaaatgtttaaactgagaaaatgtatcatttaaagagaaaaattaggtgattaagtttcatgacaacaacacatctcaaaaagttgggacaaggccatgtttaccactgtgagacatccccttttctctttacaacagtctgtaaacgtctggggactgaggagacaagttgctcaagtttagggataggaatgttaacccattcttgtctaatgtaggattctagttgctcaactgtcttaggtcttttttgtcgtatcttccggtttatgatgcgccaaatgttttctatgggtgaaagatctggactgcaggctggccagttcagtacccggacccttcttctacacagccatgatgctgtaattgatgcagtatgtggtttggcattgtcatgttggaaaatgcaaggtcttccctgaaagagacgtcatctggatgggagcatatgttgctctagaacctggatatacctttcagcattgatggtgtctttccagatgtgcaagctgcccatgccacacgcactaatgcaaccccataccatcagagatgcaggcttctgaactgagcactgataacaacttgggttgtccttctcctctttagtccgaatgacacggcgtccctgatttccataaagaacttcaaattttgattcgtctgaccacagaacagttttccactttgccaccgtccattttaaatgagccttggcccagagaagacgtctgcacttctggatcatgtttagatacagcttcttctttgaactatagagttttagctggcgacggcggatggcacggtgaattgcgttcacagataatgttctctggaaatattcctgagcccattttgtgatttccaatacagaagcatgcctgtatgtgatgcagtgccgtctaagggcctgaagatcacgggcacccagtatggttttccggccttgacccttacgcacagagattcttccagattctctgaatcttttaatgatattatgcactgtagatgatgatatgttcaaactctttgcaattttacactgtcgaactcctttctgatattgctccactatttgttggcgcagaattagggggattggtgatcctcttcccatctttacttctgagagccgctgccactccaagatgctctttttatacccagtcatgttaatgacctattgccaattgacctaatgagttgcaatttggtcctccagctgttccttttttgtaactttaacttttccagcctcttattgccccgtcccaacttttttgagatgtgttgctgtcatgaaatttcaaatgagccaatatttggcatgaaatttcaaaatgtctcactttcgacatttaatttgttgtctatgttctattgtgaatacaatatcagtttttgagattagtaaattatcgcattccatttttatttacaatttgtactttgtcccaatttttttggaattggggttgtacatgtaaTTTTTCGAGGAGAAAAGAATATTTTATAAAGCTGAAGTGCTGAGCAGGACAGAGATTTTATCTGATCTTAGCCTCCCTTCCAGTGTGGATGGAGGGTGTATGTACCAGGGGAGGGGAGTGGGATGTTTTGGTGAGTAACATCATTAAATTGATTTGCTGAAAAAAGTAATCTGTCCTGTGGTGGTTTGAtccgtgttctctctctctcatgtagaAGATTTTAAATAAAAGCTCAAATAAAATATTTGGTGTTCTCCATACCCTGATCTGAGGGAGCGCTCACTGGGTGAGTAGCATCAATTAATGGTTTAGCTGGAATAAAAGAAAAGTGAGACTTAATGAATGACATGACAGAAATGTAATAAAGAAGAGTTCAGGCAAAAAGTCCAAAACTTAATGAATGATGTGAGAGAAATTTAATAAAAGAGTTCAGGCAAAAGTTTCATACCTCTTGTTGAATGTGTGGTCTCTGCATTTACGGGTGGACTCATGGCATGTGTTGAAGTGGTGTGTGTAGTGTGGAAGACAGTAGTGATGGCAGGATCAGCTGAGAGAATAGAAACAGATTCACTCATTATAGATGACTGTAAATGTTCTCATGGACaagctaaaataaaaatgctcatcaGATTTACAGAAGATTGGATAATGCAGTTTTTTGTCTGCATATGTTGATAAATGCCAATCAAGCATAACTTATTAAGCATGCTCTTCTAACCATGGTCAAAAACTTTATAAAACACAAAGCTGAAAAGAATAAATGACAGAGAAAGTGTGTCTTCTACGCAGTGTGCATTAAATCTTCTCATAATTCAATGCAGCCTTTGCAGTGTGTTGGCTCACTAATTCTACCTACTGTAATAGGAtgccattacttttgtcctgTTGGCATGGCCAGTCTTAGTTGACTTCATTTATGGATTAGTTTTGGAATCACATCTTTTCAAGTTATCAGTATGATGTGACTGGGTTTCATAAACTGTTGATTAAATTGGCGTTGTCGGATCAAACCTCGCCATGTCAAATGTTTATTTTATGAAATGAAGACTCTTTAACCAGCAGATTCTTTCTGTTCCAAGGCCAAACTCAGACACACAGAAGATCAGCCATGCTTCATGTTCTGAGTGGTGTGATCATATACCAGAAGTCCAGACATCCTGGCATCCAGGCAATCCTGAGCTCCTCACTTCAACATAAAGTTTTACAGCCCAGACACTGTCCTGCTCTCGACAGTTGTGTTCAAATAAACAGCAGGGTGTTAAACtgaataaagtgaaatatttttaatatgagatatatattttttaaatatgttttattattatagatatgggccacttttttccatggaataaaaacgtgttgtaTTGCAGAAAGCAGGCAGGGGTCGGTCAATCAGCAAACAGAATAGTAGAGAACAGACTAGAGAGTGAAACAGGTAAATGTAGCAAAGAaactggagggagggagggagggctgGGTCTATGTTTATGGttaaacacagaacaatacttcgcactgaaggtgagtgagagagaggcttaagtagcattGCCCAAAGTTAATCGCTGTGAACTTTGGGCGTTGTAGTCTttggaagccatgtttgtagttcggtTAGAGTTTTGACTCTCAGCACCATTACTGACAGTTATAGCTGTTAGAAATAAATCCTACTTCTATTATAAAAATTCATGACTTCATATTATTTTGCTTACATCCAGGTCGCTAACTGTGTTTCTGCTGTCTAGCTTTCAACTAAACAGTGCAGTAAAAAGAATTTCACTGCAGTATTGTTACAATATACTGATTAAACTAATTCAGTGGACAGATGGTCAGATGAAGTCGTGTCAATTTTTTGTGTTCTCATGAAATTCCCTTAAATTGAGCCTAAATTCCTACAGTGTGTAATTCTCAAATGAGACCCGTTCTACACTGTACATGGTGCTTTAATCATCTGCTTCAGTCAATGTTCATCATCAGTGAATTAATGTGTGAGGGTTTTTAGTCTCCTCTGTGTCACACTCACCTGTTTCAACCAGCAGTCGAAGCTCTGTGTAAATATTTGTCCCTGGCCGCTCTATCACACACCAGTAAGTGCCTTCATCCTCTGGTCTCAGAtcagtgatggtgatggtgaagaTTTTGGTTGTTGTGTCGTCATACAGAGAGAATCTGGGGTCTTTAGCAGGAGATCCAGACTCAACAGGAATGTCATTATACCCCACATAGGGACATTCACCTCTGCAGAGAAACTTTTTGTTCTCTTCATATCCAGGTTCATAGGGGCATTGAATCTGAACTGATCTTCCTCTGTATCCAGTTATTGTAGTTACAGCATCAGTATCATCAGCTGGAGAATAATATACAGTGGAATGAAATAAGATTCAGGACCACGGTGCAACATACAAAACCAAAATGAAGCTCAGTATCCCAGAATATTAACCTTTTATACCAGTACATTATTAACCCTTTATACCAGTACATTGTTAACCCTTTGTACCAGTACATTATTAACCCTTTATACCAGTACACTGGCGTTCCATTCCACTGGCAGAATGGAAATTCATTTAACAAACTGTAATATCCTTGTCAGTGAAGGACACGCAGACAACAGGTTGTAGTAACTTCTTTTTAGTGAACGTAAGTCAGCTCAAAACACAAGCACACAGGAACTTCTGCACTCTACATCGACATAACAAACCTTCCCTGCTCTGCTACTTAAAGCCTCTGATTCCACCTACAGGTCATTTGCACCATAACATTCCCATCCACTACAGttcggtccataaatatttggacagagacaacatttttctaagccctgtgatgacctggcgacttgtccagggtgcaccccgcctttcacccgtagtcagctgggataggctccagcttgcctgcgaccctgtagaacaggataaagtggctacagataatgagatgagatgagacaacatttttctaattttggttctgtacattaccacaatgaattttgaacaaaacaattcagatgcagttgaagttcagactttcagctttaattcagtgggttgaacaaaatgattgcataaaaatgtgaggaactaaagcatttttaaacacaatcccttcatttcaggggctcaaaagtaattggacaaattaaataattgtaaataaaatgttcatttctaatacttggttgaaaaccctttgttggcaatgactgcctgaagtcttgaactcatggacatcaccagacgttgtgtttcctcctttttaatgctctgccaggcctttactgcagcggttttcagttgctgtttgtttgtgggcctttctgtctgaagtttagtctttaacaagtgaaatgctgctcaattgggttgagatcaggtgactgacttggccattcaagaatattccacttctttgctttaataaactcctgggttgctttggctttatgttttgggtcattgtccatctgtattatgaaacgccgatcaatcagtttggctgcatttggctggatttgagcacacagtatgtctctgaatacctcagaattcatccggctgcttctgtcctgtgtcacatcatcaataaacactagtgacccagtgccactggcagccatgcatgcccaaaccatcacactgcctccgccgtgttttacagatgatgtggtatgctttggatcatgagctgtaccacgccttcgccatacttttttctttccatcattctggttgaggttgatcttggtttcatctgtccaaagaatgttcttccagaactgtgctggcttttttagatgtttttagcaaagtccaatctagcctttttattcttgaggcttatgagtggcttgcaccgtgcagtgaaccctctgtatttactttcatgcagtcttctctttatggtagatttggatattgatacacctacctcctggagagtgttgttcacttggttggctgttgtgaaggggtttctcttcaccttggaaattattctgcgatcatccaccactgttgtcttctgtgggcatccaggtctttttgcattgatgagttcaccagtgctttctttctttctcaggatgtaccaaactgtagattttgccactcctgatattgtagcaatttctcggatgggatttttctgttttcgcagcttaaggatggcttgtttcacctgcatggagagctcctttgaccgcatgttttcttcacagcaaaatcttccaaatgcaagcaccacacctcaaatcaactccaggccttttatctgcttaattgcgaatgacataacgaaggaattgcccacatctgcccatgaaatagcctttgagtcaattgtccaattaattttggtccctttaaaaacagggtggcacatgttaaggagctgaaactcctaaacccttcatccaattataatgtggataccctcaaatgaaagctgaaagtctgcactttatatccatgtccattatataactataacttgaatatctttcagtaaacaggtaaaaaaacaaaatttgtgtgtgtccaaatatatatggacctaactgtgtgtatgtatgtgtgtgtgtgtgtatatatatatatatatatatatatatatatatatatatatatatatataaatgtacagCAGGGTTGACAACTCCTTCAGTGACAGTTTTGATGTCCAAGTCGGGGTCCACCAGGGCTCAGTATTGAGTCCTCTGTTGTTCATCATTGTTCTTTAGGCCTTGTCTCGTGATTTTCGTTCTGGGTGCCCTTGGGAGCTGCTGTATGCTGACAACCTTGTACTTGCATCAGATTCCTTAGAGGGACTAGAGCAGAAATTGAGTTCTTGGAAAGCTGGAATGGAGTCAAGAGGCCTCCGTGTTAACATGCAGAAGACTAATATCATGATCTCCGGACCAAACCTGGAAACACTGAAGGACTCTGGTGAACATCCTTGTGGTGTGTGCAGGAAGGGGGTTGGTGTTAATTCCATCCACTGCACTGGCTGTGCCCACTGGATTCACAAGAAGTGTAGTGGTAGATTAAGGCTAAATCCCTCTTTCAAGTGCAAGAGATGTCTTGGTAAAGTCCATCCCATCAATGGCAGACCACTTGACTCCTTGACAGTCGATGACCATCAGCTTGCAGTTGTCGAttatttttgctatctgggagaCAGCATGTCTGCGGGTGGTGGCTGTGAGGCTGCCACAATAACCAGAGTCAGAGCTGCCTGGGGAAAGTTCAGGGAGCTGATGACGATACTCTGCGCTAAGAGTCTGTCCCTGCACACCCGTGGCAAAGTCTACGATAGCTGTGTTAGGGGGGCCTTGCTTTATGCTTGTAAAAGCTGGCCCTTGAAAAAATCTGACCTG
The DNA window shown above is from Neoarius graeffei isolate fNeoGra1 chromosome 18, fNeoGra1.pri, whole genome shotgun sequence and carries:
- the LOC132866477 gene encoding CMRF35-like molecule 5, coding for MKILLIFTFCLMIADDTDAVTTITGYRGRSVQIQCPYEPGYEENKKFLCRGECPYVGYNDIPVESGSPAKDPRFSLYDDTTTKIFTITITDLRPEDEGTYWCVIERPGTNIYTELRLLVETADPAITTVFHTTHTTSTHAMSPPVNAETTHSTRAKPLIDATHPVSAPSDQENPGIAEYVMISTGAVLFAVGVIIAIYCKRKHQGSETVRQSPRETNGDYENDQNVLPLQARESAKPESVYQSLDPTTRQSDSVYQGLSFTHN